From Zalophus californianus isolate mZalCal1 chromosome 16, mZalCal1.pri.v2, whole genome shotgun sequence, one genomic window encodes:
- the SLC25A10 gene encoding mitochondrial dicarboxylate carrier, producing the protein MAAEARVSRWYFGGLASCGAACCTHPLDLLKVHLQTQQEVKLRMTGMALQVVRSDGVLALYNGLSASLCRQMTYSLTRFAIYETVRDHMAKGSEGPLPFYKKVLLGSISGCIGGFVGTPADMVNVRMQNDMKLPPNQRRNYAHAVDGLYRVAREEGLKKLFSGASMASSRGMLVTVGQLSCYDQAKQLVLSTGYLSDGVLTHFVASFIAGGCATVLCQPLDVLKTRLMNSKGEYQGVLHCAVETAKLGPLAFYKGLLPAGIRLMPHTVLTFVFLEQLRKHFGIKVLS; encoded by the exons ATGGCGGCGGAGGCGCGCGTGTCGCGCTGGTACTTCGGGGGACTGGCCTCCTGCGGGGCCGCCTGCTGCACGCACCCGTTGGACCTACTCAAG GTGCATCTGCAGACGCAGCAGGAGGTGAAGCTGCGCATGACGGGCATGGCCCTGCAGGTGGTGCGCTCCGACGGCGTCCTGGCACTCTACAACGGCCTGAGTGCCTCCCTGTGCAGACAG ATGACCTACTCCCTGACTCGGTTCGCCATCTATGAGACCGTGCGGGACCACATGGCGAAGGGCAGTGAGGGGCCCCTGCCCTTCTACAAGAAGGTGTTGCTGGGCTCCATCAGCG GTTGCATTGGAGGCTTCGTGGGGACTCCCGCAGATATGGTCAATGTCAG GATGCAGAATGACATGAAGCTGCCCCCGAATCAGCGCCGCAA CTACGCCCATGCCGTGGACGGCTTGTACCGGGTGGCCCGAGAAG AGGGTCTGAAGAAGCTGTTTTCGGGCGCGAGCATGGCATCCAGTCGAGGGATGCTTGTCACCGTGGGCCAG CTGTCCTGCTATGATCAGGCCAAGCAGCTGGTCCTCAGCACTGGGTACCTGTCTGATGGTGTCCTCACTCACTTTGTCGCCAGCTTCATCGCG ggTGGGTGTGCCACGGTCCTGTGCCAGCCCCTGGATGTGCTGAAGACGCGTCTCATGAACTCCAAGGGCGAGTATCAG GGTGTTCTCCACTGCGCAGTAGAGACAGCAAAGCTCGGGCCACTGGCCTTTTACAAG GGCCTCCTTCCTGCAGGCATCCGCCTCATGCCGCACACCGTGCTCACGTTTGTGTTTCTGGAACAGCTCCGCAAACACTTCGGCATCAAAGTGCTTTCCTGA
- the MRPL12 gene encoding 39S ribosomal protein L12, mitochondrial, giving the protein MLLAAARPLWGPCLGLQGAALRLARQQVPRVCAVRLMRCGGHRMGEALAGAPLDNAPKEYPPKIQQLVQDIASLTLLEISDLNELLKKTLKIQDVGLMPMGGTMPGAAPAAAAPPEVAEEDIPTQKERTHFTVRLTEAKPVDKVKLIKEIKNYIQGINLVQAKKLVESLPQEIKANVAKAEAEKIKAALEAVGGTVVLE; this is encoded by the exons ATGCTGCTGGCGGCCGCTCGCCCCCTCTGGGGGCCGTGTCTCGGGCTTCAGGGCGCTGCGCTCCGTCTCGCCAG GCAACAGGTGCCCCGTGTCTGTGCTGTGAGGCTGATGAGATGCGGCGGCCATCGAATGGGGGAGGCCCTCGCCGGTGCACCCCTGGATAACGCGCCCAAGGAGTATCCCCCCAAGATCCAGCAGCTTGTCCAGGACATCGCCAGCCTCACACTCCTGGAAATCTCAGATCTCAACGAGCTCCTGAAG aAAACACTGAAGATCCAGGATGTTGGACTCATGCCGATGGGCGGCACAATGCCCGGAGCTGCCCCTGCTGCAGCAGCACCCCCCGAG gtaGCAGAAGAAGACATCCCCACACAAAAAGAACGGACACATTTCACTGTCCGCCTAACAGAGGCAAAGCCCGTGGACAAAGTGAAGCTGATCAAGGAAATCAAGAACTACATCCAGGGCATAAACCTCGTCCAG GCAAAGAAGCTGGTGGAGTCCCTGCCCCAGGAAATCAAGGCCAATGTCGCCAAGGCCGAGGCAGAGAAGATCAAGGCAGCCCTGGAGGCGGTGGGCGGCACCGTGGTTCTGGAGTAG